The Miscanthus floridulus cultivar M001 chromosome 7, ASM1932011v1, whole genome shotgun sequence genome includes a region encoding these proteins:
- the LOC136462636 gene encoding bax inhibitor 1-like yields MDAFYSTSSSSSGPYGAAAYGGAGWGYDSLKDFRQITPAVQTHLKLVYLTLCVALASSAVGAYLHVVWNIGGMLTMLGCVGSIAWLFSVPVYEERKRYGLLMAAALLEGASVGPLIKLAVEFDPSILVTAFVGTAIAFACFSCAAVVAKRREYLYLGGLLSSGLSILLWLQFAASIFGHSTSSFMFEVYFGLLIFLGYMVYDTQEIIERAHHGDMDYIKHGLILFTDFVAVLVRILIIMLKNAADKSEDRKRKKRS; encoded by the exons ATGGACGCGTTCTActcgacctcctcctcctcgtcggggCCGTACGGCGCGGCGGCGTACGGCGGCGCCGGCTGGGGCTACGACTCGCTCAAGGACTTCCGCCAGATCACCCCCGCCGTCCAGACCCACCTCAAGCTC GTTTACCTCACCCTCTGCGTGGCGCTGGCCTCGTCGGCGGTGGGCGCTTACCTGCACGTCGTCTGGAACATCGGCGGCATGCTGACCATGCTCGGCTGCGTCGGCAGCATCGCCTGGCTCTTCTCGGTGCCCGTCTACGAGGAG AGGAAGAGGTATGGGCTGCTGATGGCGGCTGCCCTCCTGGAAGGGGCTTCGGTTGGACCCCTCATCAAGCTCGCCGTGGAATTTGACCCAAG CATCCTGGTGACAGCGTTTGTGGGGACTGCCATTGCGTTCGCGTGCTTCTCTTGCGCGGCCGTGGTGGCCAAGCGCAGGGAGTACCTCTACCTCGGTGGGCTGCTCTCTTCTGGGCTCTCCATCCTGCTCTGGCTGCAGTTCGCCGCCTCCATCTTTGGCCACTCCACTAGCAGCTTCATGTTTGAG GTTTACTTTGGGCTGCTCATCTTCCTGGGGTACATGGTCTACGACACGCAGGAGATCATCGAGAGGGCGCACCACGGCGACATGGACTACATCAAGCACGGCCTCATCCTCTTCACCGACTTCGTGGCTGTCCTTGTCCGCATCCTCATCATCATG CTCAAGAACGCGGCTGACAAGTCGGAGgacaggaagaggaagaagaggtcgTGA